From a single Leptospira levettii genomic region:
- the dnaN gene encoding DNA polymerase III subunit beta gives MKFTVNTTEFLKAINSVDGVISVREIKSALSNLKIQTGDNEVYLSATDLEIAIKTSVPSTIGEKGTASLPAKQLSSIFKNLNFDTSLLTTTEQSENSETTITDASGKMDTKFKVNGIDSEDIKTIPKVEESSVVEFPCQTIREMFRKTSYAMAIEETRFVFNGLFLKPDNTDLIVVGTDGRRLSKIVRKFPKQFPFKNGVIIPHKAVREMLKMMEGKETAKIGFVEEQIYVSSGNVELLFKLIDGNFPDYEQVIPKQTTESVRVVKADFLTFLKQALISAEEPSKQIRLAFTKGNVNISSSNPGTMMFDHNMPIEYNGEAITIAFKGDYLSDVVKAVDDPEVILEFTTSSAPVLFKDPSDSDFVSVIMPMKL, from the coding sequence ATGAAATTCACTGTCAATACTACAGAATTCCTAAAAGCAATTAACTCAGTGGATGGAGTGATCTCAGTCCGAGAGATCAAGTCTGCTCTCTCCAATTTAAAAATCCAAACTGGGGACAATGAAGTGTATTTATCTGCGACGGATTTAGAAATCGCAATCAAAACATCAGTTCCATCTACGATTGGAGAAAAAGGAACTGCATCCCTTCCAGCAAAACAACTCTCCAGTATTTTTAAAAATTTAAACTTTGATACAAGTTTACTCACAACAACTGAGCAATCTGAAAATTCAGAAACTACGATCACTGATGCTTCTGGAAAAATGGATACAAAGTTCAAAGTGAATGGAATTGATTCGGAAGATATCAAAACGATTCCAAAAGTGGAAGAATCAAGTGTAGTTGAATTCCCTTGCCAAACGATTCGTGAAATGTTTCGTAAAACATCTTATGCGATGGCAATTGAAGAAACACGTTTTGTTTTTAATGGTTTATTTTTAAAACCTGATAACACTGATCTCATTGTTGTTGGAACAGATGGTAGACGTTTGTCTAAAATTGTTCGCAAGTTTCCAAAACAATTTCCATTTAAAAATGGTGTGATCATACCTCACAAAGCGGTTCGCGAAATGTTAAAAATGATGGAAGGAAAAGAGACTGCAAAGATTGGTTTTGTAGAAGAACAAATTTATGTTTCGTCTGGAAACGTAGAACTACTTTTTAAACTGATTGATGGAAACTTCCCTGACTATGAACAAGTGATTCCAAAACAAACCACAGAATCTGTTCGTGTTGTGAAAGCAGACTTTTTAACATTCTTAAAACAAGCCTTGATTTCTGCAGAAGAACCTTCCAAACAAATTCGTTTGGCATTCACAAAAGGAAATGTCAACATCAGCTCTTCCAATCCTGGAACCATGATGTTTGATCACAATATGCCAATTGAATACAATGGTGAAGCAATCACCATTGCTTTTAAAGGGGATTATTTAAGTGATGTGGTAAAAGCAGTAGATGACCCGGAAGTGATCTTAGAATTTACAACTTCCAGTGCTCCTGTTTTATTTAAGGATCCTTCTGACAGTGACTTTGTTTCTGTCATCATGCCAATGAAACTTTAA